In one Trichlorobacter lovleyi SZ genomic region, the following are encoded:
- a CDS encoding enoyl-ACP reductase FabI, translating into MGLLNGKKALILGVANEKSIAWAMAKLFQAEGAELMLTYAGEAIEKRVRPLAESIGAIVAPCNVTSDEEIAALMELAQQRWGGIDILIHSVAFADKEELKGTILSTTRAGFATALDISAYSLIGLLKAAQPLMTGRNACALAMSYYGAEKVFPNYNVMGVAKAALEASVRYLSAGMGEDNIRVNAISAGPIKTLAAAGVNGFNQILNTVEERAPLHRNITQEEVAKSALYLCSDLASGVTGEIHYVDAGYNITGI; encoded by the coding sequence ATGGGACTGTTGAACGGTAAAAAAGCGCTTATTCTGGGCGTTGCAAACGAAAAGAGTATTGCCTGGGCCATGGCCAAGCTGTTTCAGGCCGAAGGTGCGGAACTGATGCTGACCTACGCCGGTGAGGCGATTGAGAAGCGGGTCCGTCCACTGGCTGAATCAATCGGCGCCATTGTTGCCCCCTGCAACGTTACCAGCGACGAAGAGATAGCCGCCCTGATGGAGCTGGCGCAGCAGCGCTGGGGCGGGATCGATATCCTGATCCATTCGGTGGCCTTTGCCGACAAGGAAGAACTGAAAGGCACCATCCTCTCCACCACCCGCGCCGGATTTGCCACCGCCCTGGATATCAGCGCCTACTCGCTGATCGGACTTTTAAAGGCTGCCCAGCCGCTGATGACCGGACGCAATGCCTGTGCCCTGGCCATGAGCTATTACGGCGCTGAAAAGGTATTCCCCAACTACAATGTGATGGGGGTTGCCAAGGCCGCCCTGGAAGCCTCGGTGCGTTACCTTTCCGCCGGCATGGGAGAGGACAACATCCGGGTCAATGCCATCTCGGCCGGTCCGATCAAAACCCTGGCCGCAGCCGGTGTCAACGGTTTCAATCAGATCCTCAACACCGTCGAAGAGCGCGCTCCGCTACACCGCAACATCACCCAGGAAGAGGTGGCCAAGTCAGCCCTCTACCTCTGCAGCGATCTGGCCTCCGGAGTCACCGGCGAAATCCATTACGTTGATGCCGGCTACAACATCACCGGCATCTGA
- the hflX gene encoding GTPase HflX, translating to MHELHGNLAGLKQSQIQAAERLYRRRIPADELCSAELAGRLLELSLELRRQIGLLVNRQGAIELILIGTEKGLLIPDLKEYPLGRKRLRGLRLIHTHLKSEPLTEDDLTDLKLLRLDLIAALCPLDGRRSIVHLAHLSTEPGGISVLPPQLLEKAVDYGNDFISTLERSLDRAIQTEAPAQDGQERAILISVRAGGERREVDDSLAELQELARTAGVQVLDSFIQLPRKLNPRTLMGEGKLQEVVIRALQRGATLLIFDQELTPAQVRAISTMTELKVIDRSQLILDIFAGRAKSRDGKVQVELAQLKYLLPRLTGRGVQMSRLMGGIGGRGPGETKLEIDRRRIRDRITALERELQELSRDREQRRSRRVRSGVPIISIVGYTNAGKSTLLNALTQSEIFTENLLFATLDTSSRRLRLPREREVIITDTVGFIRSLPASLMGAFKATLEELQDADLLLHLVDASNPRFEAQIAQVRTILAELGLAEKPELVVFNKTDQLEGLKRKDTIAFLRIAQAKRRHNAISISAVDRKSLAPLLDELKRRFWPDADDSFQTPTDIL from the coding sequence ATTCACGAACTCCACGGCAACCTTGCAGGCCTGAAGCAGAGCCAGATTCAGGCGGCAGAACGGCTCTACCGCCGCCGCATTCCGGCTGATGAGCTCTGTTCAGCCGAACTGGCCGGCCGCCTGCTTGAACTCTCTCTTGAACTGCGCCGCCAGATCGGCCTGCTGGTCAACCGCCAGGGCGCCATTGAACTGATCCTGATCGGCACGGAAAAAGGGCTGTTGATCCCTGACCTGAAAGAGTATCCCCTGGGCCGTAAGCGGCTGCGGGGATTACGCCTGATCCACACCCACCTGAAGTCTGAACCGCTGACCGAAGACGACCTGACCGACCTGAAGCTGCTCAGGCTTGACCTGATCGCTGCCCTCTGCCCCCTTGACGGCCGGCGCAGTATTGTGCATCTGGCCCACCTTTCCACCGAACCGGGCGGCATCAGCGTACTTCCTCCGCAACTGCTGGAAAAGGCGGTTGATTACGGCAACGACTTTATCAGTACGCTGGAACGCAGCCTTGACAGGGCGATCCAGACCGAGGCTCCGGCACAGGATGGCCAGGAGCGGGCGATCCTGATCTCGGTCAGGGCCGGTGGTGAACGACGTGAGGTGGATGATTCCCTGGCAGAACTGCAGGAACTGGCCCGCACCGCCGGGGTACAGGTGTTGGACAGTTTTATTCAGCTGCCCCGCAAACTGAACCCCCGCACCCTGATGGGGGAAGGCAAACTGCAGGAAGTGGTGATCCGTGCCCTGCAGCGGGGCGCCACCCTCTTGATCTTTGATCAGGAACTGACGCCGGCCCAGGTCAGAGCCATCTCCACCATGACTGAACTGAAGGTCATCGACCGCAGCCAGCTGATTCTGGATATCTTTGCCGGACGGGCCAAGAGCAGGGACGGCAAGGTACAGGTGGAACTGGCACAACTGAAATACCTGCTGCCCCGCCTGACCGGCCGGGGGGTCCAGATGTCGCGGCTGATGGGCGGCATCGGCGGACGGGGGCCGGGCGAGACCAAGCTCGAGATCGACCGCCGCCGGATCAGGGACCGGATCACCGCGTTGGAACGGGAGCTGCAGGAACTTTCCCGCGACCGGGAACAACGCCGCAGCAGACGGGTACGTTCCGGCGTACCGATCATCTCGATTGTGGGCTACACCAACGCCGGCAAATCCACCCTGCTGAATGCCCTGACCCAAAGCGAGATCTTTACCGAGAACCTGCTGTTCGCCACCCTGGACACCTCCAGCCGCCGCCTGCGTCTGCCCCGCGAACGGGAGGTGATCATCACCGACACGGTCGGTTTCATCCGTTCCCTGCCGGCCTCCCTGATGGGGGCCTTCAAGGCCACCCTGGAAGAGCTGCAGGATGCCGACCTGCTGCTGCACCTGGTGGATGCCTCCAACCCCCGCTTTGAAGCCCAGATTGCCCAGGTCCGCACCATCCTGGCCGAACTGGGACTGGCGGAAAAGCCGGAGCTGGTGGTCTTCAACAAGACCGATCAACTGGAAGGACTCAAGCGCAAAGACACCATTGCCTTCCTGCGGATCGCCCAGGCCAAACGCCGCCATAACGCCATCAGCATCAGCGCGGTTGACCGCAAGTCACTTGCCCCGCTGCTGGACGAACTGAAGCGTAGATTCTGGCCTGATGCGGATGATTCTTTTCAGACACCAACAGACATCCTCTGA
- a CDS encoding Lcl domain-containing protein, whose amino-acid sequence MRQFKLMVVLLFSILLLCSSQAWSLDRFVDLGDGTVLDTTSHLRWLKNASCYMQQDWNNAISLANNLASPTCGLNDGSVAGDWHLPTKDELNTIYSISDTPAVTLNLTFNNTVISSGYWTSSTYESVYVWYAPMQLNNYWSYDVSIHSHYLWPVRNGQWFYQTLSVTPSSLNFGDVTTRTTSAGQIFSISNSSTVDNLVISNIALTGSDSGMFSLNSGTCGAMQTLAPGVSCTVSVSFSPTSVGTKSTTLHINSNDATMLNKDIALTGSGVAQVIQTFDPNVSWWRAENNANDSVGSNTGTLHGVTYAPGRVGQAFSFDGSTAQYVSVPHASSLDIFGNHSIAFWVKPNALSTAGKSYHLVSKWTNGYEYKKVSIDSDGKVSYFLFGTTASSGVTSATALTPGVWTHVVATYDGANMKIYLNGVQDASIAAAGDVGDGTGTLYLGYDPDTAPYLAGGEAYFNGLLDEVGWYNRTLSQTEVTSLNDGTPTAFGFTPQTGVPINTSIESSPATLTGFYLPAAITVSGGEYALSSDNGATWGEWTSAQGTFSPDSQVKLRLTSAGTYGAQVAATVTIGGVSASFSATTIRFIDLGDGTVLDAVSSLRWLQNANCTASAGGIDKTAGTLNWADAQTWSNNLASSACGLSDGSVGGDWHLPTIDELRIFTDAGYRPDTLATAGFTNVQAYLYWSSSTSADLPGYAWVVNIGSGFVGLGTMRYGAYVWPVRAGQYWAVGPLVTLGNGDFGNLAVGSASPGHQFTVKNAAASDQPVLGIALSGTDTDQFGVTTGGSLPCSSLTPTLAAGASCTVLVTAAPTSVGIKNASLTVTTAAGSTAVPLTATASYPVPTVTGISPSSGFADGGTTVTITGTGLSNVTAVKFASTNATAFTTNSATLLTATSPTGLVGQTVDITVTTPGGTSATSSADQFTYTLQYQAQNQSTNPYTPYTTLAEAIASASAGHEIRAYGGQFDGAFSLVRDIILNGGYDMAFSAKDSLPTTLNGSLTVTGGTARVDSVTVKGVLTIGNGSLQASGLVVQ is encoded by the coding sequence ATGCGACAATTTAAACTGATGGTGGTGCTGCTGTTTTCAATACTGCTGCTGTGCAGTAGCCAGGCCTGGTCACTGGACCGTTTTGTTGATCTGGGGGATGGCACGGTGCTTGATACCACCAGCCACCTGCGCTGGCTGAAGAATGCCAGCTGTTATATGCAACAGGATTGGAATAATGCAATTTCATTAGCCAACAATCTGGCGTCACCAACATGCGGGTTGAACGATGGCTCGGTTGCCGGTGACTGGCATCTGCCAACCAAGGATGAGCTGAATACCATTTACTCCATCAGCGACACTCCTGCTGTCACCCTTAATCTGACATTCAATAATACCGTCATCTCAAGCGGGTACTGGACATCAAGTACCTATGAATCAGTCTACGTCTGGTACGCGCCCATGCAATTAAATAACTACTGGTCATACGACGTTAGCATTCATAGCCATTATTTATGGCCCGTCCGTAACGGGCAGTGGTTCTATCAGACTCTTTCAGTGACGCCTTCCTCTCTGAACTTTGGTGATGTAACTACTCGCACAACGTCAGCAGGTCAGATATTCTCAATCAGCAACAGCTCTACGGTGGATAATCTGGTCATCAGCAACATTGCCCTTACCGGCAGTGATAGTGGCATGTTTAGCTTGAACAGCGGCACCTGCGGGGCTATGCAAACATTAGCGCCTGGTGTCAGCTGCACGGTCTCGGTTTCATTCAGCCCGACCAGTGTTGGGACAAAATCCACAACTCTGCATATTAATTCAAACGATGCTACGATGTTAAACAAGGATATTGCCCTGACCGGCAGTGGTGTCGCTCAGGTTATACAAACCTTTGATCCTAATGTCTCCTGGTGGCGGGCGGAGAACAACGCCAATGACAGCGTGGGCAGCAATACCGGTACGCTGCACGGTGTTACCTATGCGCCAGGCAGAGTGGGGCAGGCGTTCAGCTTTGATGGCAGCACGGCGCAGTATGTCTCTGTGCCGCATGCATCATCCCTGGATATCTTTGGCAATCACTCGATAGCCTTCTGGGTCAAACCTAATGCATTGTCAACTGCCGGCAAAAGCTACCATCTGGTCAGCAAATGGACAAATGGGTACGAATACAAAAAGGTCTCCATCGATTCTGATGGCAAGGTGTCGTATTTTCTGTTTGGCACAACCGCCAGTTCAGGTGTGACATCAGCCACGGCGCTGACACCCGGTGTATGGACCCATGTCGTGGCGACCTATGACGGCGCGAATATGAAGATCTATTTGAACGGCGTGCAGGATGCAAGCATAGCGGCTGCCGGAGATGTGGGGGATGGCACGGGCACCTTATACCTGGGCTATGACCCTGATACTGCTCCCTATTTGGCAGGGGGTGAGGCCTATTTTAATGGCCTGCTGGATGAAGTGGGCTGGTACAACCGGACATTGTCACAGACGGAGGTCACGTCACTTAACGACGGCACGCCCACAGCCTTTGGTTTTACTCCACAGACCGGCGTGCCGATAAACACCAGCATCGAATCAAGCCCTGCCACGCTCACCGGATTCTATCTTCCCGCTGCTATCACCGTCAGTGGCGGCGAGTATGCGCTCTCCAGCGACAACGGCGCCACCTGGGGCGAGTGGACCAGTGCGCAAGGTACGTTCAGCCCTGACAGCCAGGTGAAGCTGCGCCTGACATCGGCCGGCACATATGGTGCCCAAGTGGCTGCAACCGTAACCATTGGTGGAGTAAGTGCCTCATTCTCTGCGACGACGATCCGCTTTATCGATCTGGGTGATGGTACGGTGCTGGATGCGGTCAGCAGTCTGCGCTGGCTGCAAAATGCCAACTGTACCGCTTCAGCAGGGGGGATTGATAAAACTGCGGGGACTCTTAATTGGGCCGACGCACAGACCTGGAGCAATAATCTGGCATCATCTGCCTGCGGATTAAGTGATGGATCGGTGGGCGGTGATTGGCATCTGCCAACCATTGATGAACTACGCATTTTCACTGATGCCGGATACCGCCCTGACACCCTTGCTACAGCCGGGTTTACTAACGTCCAGGCTTACCTCTACTGGTCTTCCAGTACCAGCGCGGACCTCCCAGGCTACGCCTGGGTCGTGAACATAGGCAGCGGCTTTGTGGGCCTCGGCACTATGCGCTACGGCGCCTACGTCTGGCCAGTTCGTGCCGGACAGTATTGGGCAGTTGGTCCTTTGGTCACGTTGGGTAATGGAGACTTTGGTAATCTGGCTGTTGGCTCTGCCTCGCCCGGTCATCAGTTTACCGTGAAAAATGCCGCTGCAAGCGACCAGCCTGTTTTGGGCATTGCCCTGAGCGGCACTGATACTGATCAGTTTGGCGTGACAACTGGCGGCAGCCTGCCCTGTAGCAGTCTGACCCCAACCCTGGCAGCCGGTGCAAGCTGTACGGTGTTGGTAACTGCCGCACCCACCTCTGTGGGCATTAAAAACGCCAGCTTAACCGTGACAACAGCAGCCGGCAGTACCGCTGTGCCGCTGACCGCAACTGCCAGCTACCCTGTCCCGACCGTCACCGGAATCTCCCCATCCAGTGGCTTTGCCGATGGCGGAACCACTGTCACCATTACCGGTACCGGCCTGAGCAACGTTACCGCCGTCAAGTTTGCCTCTACAAATGCAACCGCTTTTACGACCAACTCTGCCACACTACTTACCGCCACCTCTCCAACCGGTCTGGTTGGTCAGACCGTGGATATCACCGTCACCACACCGGGAGGCACCAGCGCCACCAGCAGCGCGGATCAGTTCACTTACACCCTGCAGTATCAGGCCCAAAACCAGAGTACCAATCCATACACTCCCTACACCACCCTTGCAGAAGCTATTGCCAGCGCATCAGCCGGGCATGAGATCCGGGCCTATGGCGGCCAGTTTGACGGGGCCTTCAGCCTTGTCAGGGATATTATCCTGAATGGCGGTTACGACATGGCATTCAGTGCCAAGGACAGCCTGCCCACCACCCTGAACGGCAGCCTGACCGTGACAGGTGGTACTGCCAGGGTGGACAGCGTTACCGTCAAAGGTGTTTTGACCATCGGCAACGGCAGCCTGCAGGCAAGCGGTCTGGTGGTGCAGTAG